The following are encoded together in the Fusarium keratoplasticum isolate Fu6.1 chromosome 1, whole genome shotgun sequence genome:
- a CDS encoding Structure-specific recognition protein 1 gives MPKAAAGKRGKVEKKRGKKDPNAPKRGLSAYMFFANEQRENVREENPGISFGQVGKLLGERWKALNEKQRAPYEAKAAADKKRYEDEKQAYNADQEEEESS, from the exons ATGCCtaaggctgctgctggcaaGCGTGGAAAGgttgagaagaagcgaggcaAGAAGG ACCCCAACGCCCCCAAGCGTGGTCTCTCTGCCTACATGTTCTTCGCCAACGAGCAGCGTGAGAACGTTCGTGAGGAGAACCCCGGCATCTCTTTCGGCCAGGTCGGCAAGCTCCTCGGTGAGCGATGGAAGGCCCTGAACGAGAAGCAGCGTGCCCCCtatgaggccaaggctgctgccgACAAGAAGCGATACGAAGATGAGAAGCAGGCTTACAAC GCCGaccaggaagaggaggagtcCTCTTAG
- a CDS encoding CENP-H domain-containing protein: MADSIDHPMANGQDEASHLPISEDEEKVLALYDRIQQLRLEIAIINAQRSHQPDEPSSFTPEETRKAQLELLESRAKYVLRNEVIDAVVMANPILKAVHGGTEAAPVERELLPYVERRDEASIAVAQEAAKTGRVWDELTSTQSETLLASRKNVASTAELFELAEEAKKKKRIPPNNTKMMQEQAKLEAELKVSKQRWRVMKGVASGIIAGSGIDWARDDELLDVVLDPEMEE, from the exons ATGGCGGACTCGATCGATCACCCCATGGCCAACGGCCAGGATGAAGCATCTCATTTGCCCATAtcagaagatgaggagaaggtccTCGCCCTCTACGACAGAATACAACAGCTTCGGTTAGAAATCGCAATCATCAACGCGCAGCGCTCTCACCAGCCAG ATGAACCATCATCATTCACACCAGAAGAAACACGCAAGGCGCAGTTGGAGCTTCTCGAGTCGAGGGCAAAGTATGTCCTGAGGAACGAGGTGATTGACGCCGTTGTAATGGCCAACCCAATCCTCAAAGCCGTCCATGGCGGGACAGAAGCTGCGCCTGTTGAACG TGAGCTTCTCCCATATGTGGAACGCAGAGACGAGGCATCCATTGCGGTTGCCCAGGAGGCGGCCAAGACTGGCAGAGTTTGGGACGAATTGACCTCCACGCAGAGCGAGACTTTGCTTGCCTCTCGGAAAAACGTGGCATCAACGGCAGAGCTATTTGAGTTGGcagaggaggccaagaaaaagaagaggattCCGCCGAATAACACCAAGATGATGCAAGAGCAAGCGAAACTCGAGGCAGAGCTCAAGGTGAGCAAGCAGAGATGGAGAGTAATGAAGGGCGTGGCAAGCGGGATAATCGCCGGCAGCGGGATCGACTGGGCGCGCGATGATGAGCTACTCGATGTTGTTCTTGACCCTGAGATGGAAGAATGA